The DNA sequence GGGGGAGTATCATGTTTGAATATATAAAATTGCAAAGAACAATGTGTTTTGGGACTTGCCCTGTTTATAGTGTTATGGTAGATAAAGAGGGTAATGTAAATTATTATGGAGAAATGTTTGTATATAAGAGCGGAGAGCATTATTGGAAGATATCAGAGAAAAAAGTAAATCAGTTAAATGACTTGATTGGGGATTTTGGGTTTAAGTCTTTTATATATGAGCCAGGGGATGAGTTTATTACAGACCGTCCTTCTTGCATCACCACAGTAAAGTATTCTAATGGAGAAACCAAAGAAATTGACCACTATTATGGACATATTTCGATAGATGATAGTCTGACAGCATTTGAAAATAAGATAGAAAGAATTATAGGCACAAAAAAATATGTAAATCCAACGTTGTACATATACTTTGTTGAAGAAAA is a window from the Xylanivirga thermophila genome containing:
- a CDS encoding DUF6438 domain-containing protein, whose protein sequence is MFEYIKLQRTMCFGTCPVYSVMVDKEGNVNYYGEMFVYKSGEHYWKISEKKVNQLNDLIGDFGFKSFIYEPGDEFITDRPSCITTVKYSNGETKEIDHYYGHISIDDSLTAFENKIERIIGTKKYVNPTLYIYFVEEKILKPSIRYMVISATEKEAISLVEKDCTNQEALKWKTRKIGVATDDYYEPLILMREFKYSNENL